The sequence below is a genomic window from Rhizobium gallicum bv. gallicum R602sp.
GGGCTGCGATGTCAGTGTCATTGTCCATGCAAGTGAGGCGGGGGAGCCTCGAGGTCAAGTGCGCTCCGTTCCCGAAGCAGACAACACATGGACAGCCGGCCGGCTAAACGCAAGAGCCGTCTTCCAAAATCAGCTGCAAACTTGATTCAGGAAATGCCGCTAAGTGACTGTTTTAAGATTCGGAACAGCGTGAGAACGAATCAGCGACGAATCGGCGACCCGCGGTGATTCAGCTTTTGTTCACGGCTAAGTATTGGTTTTGAATCAGTTTTTCCTACTAGATGCTGATTTGGCATCAGGCGCTGGATAGCGCGAAATGCTGCTCGGGTTAACGTTCTTTCCCGAGAGCGAATATGGACGAGAAACAGCTGGGAAAATTGCCGGGAATTGAGGCTGCGGCCGAATCCGGAACGATCGGCGGCCAATCCCAAGGGCAATGTTTGCGTCAGGTTTCGGAAGCCGGATTCATATTCGACGAACGCTTCACGCGATCGCATTAACATTTCGATCAAATCCGGAACGAATCGCTGACGAATCGGCGACATCGCGATTTTCCCGGTTCGTTCACCGCAACATATTGTATTGAATTCGAATTTTAACCATAGAACCACGACGACGCGTTGGTCGCCCGGTACTGCCATCGACGGTCCTTTTAACGATTGACGCTTCTCTTGATCACCGTTCTTGACCCCCGTCCTAAGCAGAAAACCGGTGCCGCCTGCATATTGGGAGCTTAGCCGGGAACAAAAATCGCGGATGCGTGTTTATTGTCCATTCGGACTTACGATGAGTTGAAGGAATCGCAACATGCTCGGAACGATACTTCTCATTATCCTTATTCTGCTTTTGATTGGTGCTCTCCCGAATTGGGGATACAGCCGTGGTTGGGGCTATGGACCTTCCGGGGGTTTGGGGCTAGTTCTCATCATCATAATTATCCTTGTCTTAATGGGCCGGATTTAACGGCTAGGTAACTGGGAGTGAAAGTCATGATGAAAAAAATTGCGATTGTAGCCGCCCTTGTAGGCGCCCTTGCATCCTGCACGCCGACGGAAAGAGGGACGGCCATTGGCGCTGGTACCGGCGCAATCATTGGCGGTGCTGTTAGCGACAGTTGGGGTGGCGCTGCAGTCGGTGCGGTTGCTGGCGGCCTTGCTGGTGCTCTTATCGGCCAGTCCGTGGAACGCCGCGGCTACTGCGTCTATCGCGACCGCTACGGTCGCCGCTACGAAGCACGCTGCCCGCGCCGTTACTAAGTATTGCCGTTAAAATGAAAGCAAACGGGCGCCATCGGCGCCCGTTTGTTGTTGCGTGTCATCAAAAGCATGTCGACGACCGGTCGCGAAGGTCAAATTCTACTCCACCACAGGGGTGAGCGATATTCCTTCCACAACACGGCAACGGTTGCCGTTCAGGCAAGGAATGCCTCCATGGTTCAGATCATTTTGAATGCCGCTGTCGCCGATCTCGTTGCAGCAGCGTTACGCACGATAGCTTCTGGTACGCTTTGCGCCGGCGACAGCCGTCCGCAAAGCGTACCAGTCAGGGCAAATATCAGGCGTCCGCGCGGCAACTAAACGAAGAACTGCCCGCCGTTCGCCGAAAGCGTCGAGCCGGTGATAAAGCCGGCATCGTCGGAGATGAGAAAGGCAACGCAGCGCGCGACCTCCTCCGGCTCGCCAAGGCGCCCGACCGGAATCTGGGGAATGATCCGCTCGTTGAGCACTTTCTCCGGAACCGCAAGAACCATTTCCGTGCCGATATAGCCAGGGCAGACGGCGTTCACCGTAATGTTCTTCGCTGCCCCCTCCTGGGCAAGTGCTTTCGTAAAGCCGAGATCACCCGCCTTGGCAGCCGAATAGTTCACCTGCCCCATCTGACCCTTTTGGCCATTGATGGAAGAGATGTTGACGATGCGTCCGAAGCTGCGGTCGCGCATCCCGCCCCAGACGTGGTGCGTCATGTTGAAGAGGCCGGTAAGGTTTGTATTGATGACCTCATGCCATTGCTGCGGCGTCATCTTGTGAAACATTGCGTCGCGCGTAATGCCGGCATTGTTGACCAGCACTTCGATGCCGCCGAGTTCTGCCTCCACCTTTGCGACCCCTTCGCCGCAAGCGACGTAATCGGAAACATCCCACTTGAAGACCGGGATGCCGGTTACGTCATGGAAGGCCCTCGCCTTCTCGTCGTTGCCGGCGTAACTGGCGGCGACCTTATAGCCCGCATTCCTAAGTGCCATCGAAATGGCGGCACCGATGCCGCGCGTGCCACCGGTGACCAAAACCACTCTGCTCATGCTTCGCTCCCCTCTCGGTCATTCGCCTTTGATCAGGCGCTCTCGAATTATCAATCGCATACTATTCAAAATGCCTCGAAGCACATGGCGACACCCATGCCGCCACCGATGCAAAGTGTCGCAAGACCCTTCTTGGCACTGCGCCGCTTCATTTCGAACAGCAGCGTGTTGAGAACCCGCGCTCCGGACGCACCGATCGGATGACCGATCGCGATTGCGCCGCCATTGACGTTGACGATCGCCGGATCCCAGCCAAGATCCTTGTTCACAGCGCAAGCTTGAGCGGCAAAGGCCTCGTTCGCCTCGACCAGGTCGAGATCGCCTACGGACCAGCCAGCCTTCTCAAGCGCCCTGCGCGACGCAGGGATCGGGCCAGTACCCATCACTTGAGGATCCACACCAGCCGTCGCCCAGGAAACGATGCGTGCCAGCGGCTGGATGCCGCGCCTTTCGGCCTCCGCTTCCGTCATCAGGATCGCGGCTGCCGCGCCGTCATTGAGGCCCGACGCATTGCCAGCCGTCACCGTGCCCTCTTTGTCGAAAGCCGGACGAAGCTTGCCCATTGAATCGAGTGTTGCACCGTGACGGATATACTCGTCCGCATCCACGGTGACATCGCCCTTGCGTGTCTGGATGACGAAGGGAACGATCTCATCCTTGAAGCGGCCTTCCTTCTGGGCCGCTTCCGCCTTGTTCTGAGAGGAAACCGCAAACTGATCCTGGTCGTCGCGGGAAAGTTGCCACTGGCGGGCGACGTTCTCGGCGGTGATGCCCATGTGGTAGCCGTAAAAAGCGTCTGTCAGGCCGTCCTTGATCATGGTGTCGACCATCTTCATGTCGCCCATCTTCGTACCGCCACGCAGATGCGCGGCATGCGGAGCCATTGACATCGATTCCTGGCCGCCGGCGACTATGATCTTCGCATCCCCCAGCGCGATCTGCTGCATTCCCAGAGCGACCGCCCGAAGGCCCGAACCGCAAAGCTGGTTGACGCTCCAGGCGGTAGCCTCGTTCGGAACGCCCGCTTTTATGGCGGCCTGGCGCGCTGGATTTTGGCCTTCGCCTGCTTGCAGCACCTGGCCAAGGATAACCTCGTCGACCTCGGCTGCGTCGACGCCTGCGCGTTCTAGCGCAGCTTTGAGGGCGGCAGCCCCAAGCTCATGCGCCGGAACCGTGGCGAATGCACCATTGAAAGAGCCGACCGCTGTGCGGGCCGCGCTGGCGATGACGATGGATGAACTGCTCATAAAGGCCTCCTCGTTTTCCTTCAGCATACATAGGTCGAAACTGGCAAAGCTTCAGCCCTAAGTCAAACGAGAAGGCGACTGCGGTGATTTTCGCTGCGGCTTGCGAATGTGCGAATTATCCCTTTTCTCAAAGGGGTTGCCGCATCGCACAAAGAGATTGTCACCAGGCTTCTTTTGCGTCTACAGTCTGTTACGGAGGAATATCCATGACAATCAGACGGGGTTCAGGAGACTGATATGGCGAAGAACGAGGGTCAAATAGTCATCAAGAAATACGCCAACCGCCGCCTCTACAATACAGGCACCAGCACCTATGTGACGTTGGAAGATCTGGCGGAGATGGTGAAGAGGGGAGAGGATTTTACCGTACAGGACGCAAAGAGCGGTGATGACATCACACATTCCGTTTTGACCCAGATCATTTTCGAACAGGAATCAAAAACCGGAAATACGCTGCTGCCGATTTCCTTCCTGCGCCAGCTCATCACTTATTACGGCGATCAGATGCAGATGGTCGTTCCGAGCTTTCTTGAACATTCCATGCGCGCCTTCACCGAACAGCAGGCGCAGATGCGCGAACAGGTGAACCGCGCCTTCGGCGAGTCACCGCTCGGCAAGAACCTGCAGCTGCCGATTCAGATGGTCGAGGACCAGGTCCGCCGCAACACCGAGATGTTTCAGAAGGCCATGCAGATGTTCTCTCCCTTCATGACACCTCCCGCCAAGGAAACGAAGA
It includes:
- a CDS encoding DUF3309 family protein; this encodes MLGTILLIILILLLIGALPNWGYSRGWGYGPSGGLGLVLIIIIILVLMGRI
- a CDS encoding acetyl-CoA C-acetyltransferase, with the protein product MSSSSIVIASAARTAVGSFNGAFATVPAHELGAAALKAALERAGVDAAEVDEVILGQVLQAGEGQNPARQAAIKAGVPNEATAWSVNQLCGSGLRAVALGMQQIALGDAKIIVAGGQESMSMAPHAAHLRGGTKMGDMKMVDTMIKDGLTDAFYGYHMGITAENVARQWQLSRDDQDQFAVSSQNKAEAAQKEGRFKDEIVPFVIQTRKGDVTVDADEYIRHGATLDSMGKLRPAFDKEGTVTAGNASGLNDGAAAAILMTEAEAERRGIQPLARIVSWATAGVDPQVMGTGPIPASRRALEKAGWSVGDLDLVEANEAFAAQACAVNKDLGWDPAIVNVNGGAIAIGHPIGASGARVLNTLLFEMKRRSAKKGLATLCIGGGMGVAMCFEAF
- a CDS encoding YMGG-like glycine zipper-containing protein, which produces MMKKIAIVAALVGALASCTPTERGTAIGAGTGAIIGGAVSDSWGGAAVGAVAGGLAGALIGQSVERRGYCVYRDRYGRRYEARCPRRY
- the phbB gene encoding acetoacetyl-CoA reductase — protein: MSRVVLVTGGTRGIGAAISMALRNAGYKVAASYAGNDEKARAFHDVTGIPVFKWDVSDYVACGEGVAKVEAELGGIEVLVNNAGITRDAMFHKMTPQQWHEVINTNLTGLFNMTHHVWGGMRDRSFGRIVNISSINGQKGQMGQVNYSAAKAGDLGFTKALAQEGAAKNITVNAVCPGYIGTEMVLAVPEKVLNERIIPQIPVGRLGEPEEVARCVAFLISDDAGFITGSTLSANGGQFFV
- the phaR gene encoding polyhydroxyalkanoate synthesis repressor PhaR; this translates as MAKNEGQIVIKKYANRRLYNTGTSTYVTLEDLAEMVKRGEDFTVQDAKSGDDITHSVLTQIIFEQESKTGNTLLPISFLRQLITYYGDQMQMVVPSFLEHSMRAFTEQQAQMREQVNRAFGESPLGKNLQLPIQMVEDQVRRNTEMFQKAMQMFSPFMTPPAKETKKAEAKDIDELKEQLRALQNKLDNL